From the genome of Nitrospiria bacterium, one region includes:
- a CDS encoding PqqD family peptide modification chaperone — protein sequence MEGSTITKKEIVQQDLGNELMLYDAQKDEVHILNGTAKIVWEGLVVGETEEQLEMRLRERFLIGKDRDLFLDIRNIIGEFKEKGLVKQ from the coding sequence GTGGAAGGCTCAACAATTACCAAAAAGGAAATCGTTCAACAGGATTTGGGGAATGAGTTGATGCTTTATGATGCTCAGAAAGACGAGGTTCATATTTTGAATGGAACGGCGAAGATTGTCTGGGAAGGCCTGGTTGTGGGGGAAACGGAGGAGCAGTTAGAGATGCGGTTGCGGGAGAGGTTTTTGATTGGAAAAGACCGTGACCTGTTTTTGGATATCAGGAATATAATTGGAGAATTTAAAGAGAAGGGTTTGGTGAAACAATAA